A single Chlamydia suis DNA region contains:
- a CDS encoding SUMF1/EgtB/PvdO family nonheme iron enzyme, whose product MEERAAVEYWGDYKVIAELEQGLWSRDVLAEHRFIKKRQVLKILPQELSSSEDFMKVFQEVIVQLASIRHPSLMAIENVSRENDRYFIVTEENSKTISLAQYLSGKKLSEEEVVRLIQQLCEALELVHNKGLAHGQINLHTVHVSFSQGEARIYLPEIGFASLLRERMFSSLMQEGSAQERMERIRELLIFEAPEEKSANYRAVDAYSVGVLAYYLLTGLFPWGSFPKPSSYVPESVYDWDGFIISCLQQQQKARPQRLFEALKRKTLEEQFQVTKDCCREHLREIVTQGDSAEQVAPAALIREGEKLCESKEEQQAFVLVEAKSIDEAMVTTVDSEEGSEGGEVYPNPLQSLLVREPVVSRYVEIEREEVKPQPISTDMVFVEGGSFSRGSGDGQRDELPIHTITLPGFFLDIHPVTNEQFVRFLEFVGGEQDEHCNELIRLKDSRIQRRSGRLIIEPGYAKHPVVGVTWYGASSYANWIGKRLPSEAEWEVAASGGKLGMRYPSGDEMDKSKANFFSSDTTPVMSYPSNVLGLYDMAGNIYEWCQDWYGYDFYESSALEPDSPIGPPQGVYRVLRGGCWKSLKEDLRCAHRHRNNPGAINSTYGFRCAKDVK is encoded by the coding sequence ATGGAAGAGCGAGCCGCAGTTGAATATTGGGGAGACTATAAGGTTATCGCAGAACTCGAACAAGGCTTATGGAGCCGGGATGTGCTTGCAGAACATCGATTTATTAAAAAACGACAAGTTCTCAAGATATTACCTCAAGAACTTTCATCGTCAGAAGATTTTATGAAGGTGTTTCAAGAGGTCATCGTGCAATTAGCTTCAATTCGACACCCTAGTCTGATGGCTATCGAGAATGTTTCGCGAGAGAATGATCGGTATTTCATTGTAACAGAAGAGAATAGCAAAACAATTTCTCTTGCTCAGTACTTGTCTGGAAAAAAATTATCAGAAGAAGAGGTTGTACGTTTAATTCAGCAACTATGTGAAGCTTTAGAGTTGGTGCATAATAAAGGGTTAGCTCATGGACAAATTAATTTACACACAGTCCATGTCTCTTTCTCTCAAGGGGAAGCAAGGATTTATCTTCCTGAGATAGGGTTTGCCTCTCTTCTTAGAGAACGGATGTTCTCTTCTCTGATGCAGGAAGGCTCTGCGCAAGAAAGAATGGAGCGTATTCGTGAACTATTAATCTTCGAAGCTCCAGAAGAAAAATCTGCAAACTATCGAGCAGTAGATGCATATTCCGTTGGAGTGTTGGCATATTACTTATTAACGGGACTTTTCCCTTGGGGATCTTTCCCTAAGCCCTCTTCTTATGTGCCCGAGAGTGTTTATGATTGGGATGGGTTCATTATAAGTTGTTTGCAACAACAACAAAAAGCGCGGCCGCAACGTTTGTTTGAGGCGCTAAAAAGAAAAACGCTAGAAGAACAATTTCAGGTAACAAAGGATTGTTGTCGCGAGCATTTACGAGAGATTGTGACACAGGGTGATTCTGCAGAACAGGTCGCTCCCGCAGCATTAATTCGAGAGGGGGAAAAACTTTGTGAGAGCAAAGAGGAACAGCAGGCCTTTGTATTAGTGGAGGCAAAGTCTATTGACGAAGCTATGGTAACAACTGTAGATTCGGAAGAAGGTTCAGAGGGAGGAGAAGTCTACCCCAATCCTTTGCAGTCTTTGCTAGTAAGAGAGCCTGTTGTTAGTCGTTATGTTGAAATAGAAAGAGAGGAAGTAAAACCTCAGCCTATATCTACAGACATGGTGTTTGTTGAGGGAGGAAGTTTTTCTCGTGGAAGCGGGGATGGGCAGCGAGATGAACTGCCAATTCATACCATCACTCTTCCTGGTTTTTTTTTAGATATTCATCCTGTCACGAATGAGCAATTTGTTCGCTTTCTGGAATTTGTTGGAGGGGAGCAGGATGAACATTGCAACGAACTTATCCGCTTAAAAGATTCAAGAATTCAGCGTCGCTCGGGTAGGCTTATTATTGAGCCGGGATATGCTAAACATCCCGTTGTAGGAGTGACTTGGTATGGGGCTTCTTCTTACGCGAATTGGATAGGTAAAAGATTGCCATCCGAAGCAGAATGGGAGGTCGCAGCCTCCGGAGGTAAGCTAGGAATGCGTTATCCGTCCGGAGATGAAATGGATAAAAGCAAAGCGAACTTTTTTAGCTCGGATACAACGCCGGTTATGAGTTATCCTTCTAATGTACTAGGACTTTATGATATGGCCGGCAACATATATGAGTGGTGCCAGGATTGGTACGGCTATGATTTTTATGAAAGCTCAGCCTTAGAACCCGATTCTCCTATAGGTCCTCCTCAAGGAGTTTACAGGGTTTTACGAGGAGGATGTTGGAAAAGTCTAAAAGAAGATCTCCGTTGTGCACATCGCCATCGCAATAATCCAGGAGCTATTAATAGCACCTATGGGTTTCGTTGCGCGAAAGATGTAAAATAA
- a CDS encoding queuosine precursor transporter, whose product MLNEIIFLLQILVVIGFGSFCAVRDGILLGAWVSLLSIIMNIFVLKQVVLFGFEVTAADVYVIGLFSCLNCAREFLGKEKTKKIIFVSWCNTLAFLLLTQLHLHLIPSSGDVSQKHYEALFAPSLRLVSASVITTMIVQFVDFKVFGWLKKRSQGRVFGLRSTFSVALSQSIDTVIFSFLGLYGLVANLLDVMLFSLISKGVALLLASPCVALAKVFYNKMKKEESLF is encoded by the coding sequence ATGCTGAATGAGATAATTTTTTTACTGCAGATCCTTGTCGTGATTGGTTTCGGCTCTTTTTGTGCTGTAAGAGACGGGATTCTATTGGGCGCATGGGTCTCGTTGCTTTCAATCATTATGAATATCTTTGTGCTGAAGCAAGTTGTCTTGTTTGGGTTTGAAGTAACCGCTGCTGATGTGTACGTAATAGGACTTTTTTCTTGTTTGAACTGTGCTCGGGAATTTTTGGGTAAAGAGAAAACGAAAAAGATTATTTTCGTTTCTTGGTGCAACACGCTAGCTTTTCTTCTGCTTACTCAGCTCCATCTCCATTTAATCCCATCTTCTGGAGATGTGAGTCAGAAGCATTATGAGGCCTTGTTTGCCCCCTCCCTTCGTCTTGTTTCCGCGTCAGTTATCACTACTATGATTGTGCAGTTTGTGGATTTTAAAGTCTTTGGGTGGCTTAAAAAACGTTCGCAGGGGCGTGTTTTTGGATTGCGTTCGACTTTTTCTGTTGCCCTTTCTCAAAGCATAGATACTGTGATTTTTTCTTTTCTAGGTTTATATGGACTTGTTGCCAATCTCCTAGATGTGATGCTGTTTTCTTTAATATCCAAAGGAGTAGCTCTTTTATTAGCTTCCCCTTGTGTAGCATTAGCCAAAGTGTTTTATAACAAGATGAAAAAAGAAGAATCTCTTTTTTAA
- a CDS encoding YihY/virulence factor BrkB family protein — MLRSLSFIQKLPSSFRNNFIIKSFLKAPKVLYHSEASKEACVLSYYGLFSCIPILVFFLRLSQYLFISLDWKEWLLLHYPDYEAPILAIFDAAYATTSNIGVVLVSSFFVFCWAGILMLQSLEDGLNKIFCSGITQASLKRLISYFIITLVSPMIFIIVCGSWIYITQILPISYPKLFSFSHAMACVYVISRVLPYALLYGILFCCYAFLSRVPTQKSAAFLAAAIAGSAWVVSQKVFFCLQLHLFNYSFTYGALVALPSFLLLLYLYAIIYLFGGALAFLFQNKGFSTLIPKGEVFPNSYFKFILCLYFLTLISEYFDQSLPPPSASYLAQRAKASIGETAQCLDILEKEGMILKHKDGYKPSHNISNLHIDGIFNELTKAPSFSKICAPTLLPIQENLARILTEIKKSSHNLSLSEFAKKVSS; from the coding sequence ATGTTGCGGTCTTTGTCTTTTATTCAAAAGCTTCCGTCTTCTTTTCGCAACAACTTCATCATTAAATCTTTTCTAAAAGCCCCAAAGGTTCTTTATCATAGCGAAGCTTCTAAAGAAGCTTGCGTTCTAAGTTATTATGGGTTGTTCAGCTGTATTCCTATACTCGTCTTTTTTTTAAGACTCTCTCAATACCTATTTATTAGCTTGGACTGGAAGGAATGGTTGTTGCTCCACTATCCTGATTATGAAGCTCCTATCCTCGCCATTTTTGACGCGGCTTATGCAACAACTAGCAATATCGGAGTCGTTCTGGTCAGCAGTTTTTTTGTTTTTTGCTGGGCAGGGATCCTCATGTTGCAATCCTTGGAGGATGGATTAAATAAAATATTTTGCTCGGGAATCACGCAGGCCTCTTTAAAAAGACTCATTAGCTACTTTATTATTACCCTAGTGAGTCCCATGATCTTCATTATCGTCTGTGGATCCTGGATCTATATCACCCAAATCCTTCCTATTAGTTATCCCAAGCTGTTTAGTTTTAGCCATGCCATGGCCTGCGTTTATGTGATTTCGCGTGTGCTTCCCTATGCCCTACTTTATGGAATACTCTTTTGCTGTTATGCATTTCTTTCTAGGGTCCCCACACAAAAATCCGCGGCCTTTTTGGCTGCAGCCATAGCCGGCAGCGCCTGGGTAGTTTCTCAAAAAGTTTTCTTTTGCCTGCAACTTCATCTTTTCAATTACAGTTTTACCTACGGCGCCCTTGTTGCCCTCCCCTCTTTTCTTCTTCTTCTCTATCTTTATGCTATCATCTATTTATTTGGAGGAGCATTAGCCTTCCTGTTTCAAAATAAAGGATTCAGCACGTTAATTCCTAAGGGAGAGGTTTTCCCTAATAGCTATTTTAAATTCATTCTATGTTTGTATTTTCTTACTCTTATTTCAGAGTATTTCGATCAATCCCTCCCACCTCCAAGCGCCAGTTACCTTGCTCAACGAGCAAAAGCTTCTATTGGAGAAACAGCCCAGTGTTTAGATATCTTAGAAAAAGAAGGCATGATTTTAAAACATAAAGATGGATACAAGCCTTCTCACAACATTTCCAATTTGCATATAGATGGGATCTTTAACGAGCTCACCAAAGCTCCTTCGTTCTCAAAAATTTGTGCCCCTACTCTGTTACCAATACAAGAAAACCTTGCTCGTATACTTACAGAGATAAAAAAAAGCTCTCATAACCTCTCTCTTTCAGAATTTGCGAAAAAAGTGTCTTCATGA
- a CDS encoding dipeptidase: MIVDMHCDMLSHENFSPTNPSVRSSPDQLIEGGVGLQVCALFTESQEFTTLDQQNQLFFSLMEQDERLVPLAYEPQEACLLQMIRSIENASGLGSDEVPLQELFRKLLALHKQGPLAYVGLVWNFANRLGGGVLDPKRLSRDGEIFLEFLHALAIPVDLSHCSDPLAEDVLDFTANKLPDMFVLASHSNFRAVQDVARNLLDVHAKEIAARNGVIGLNGVSAFVGDSLEDMKKHIFHAQELGIADSLVLGTDFFYTDEEKFFPNFSTAKDHPNLHALIKESLSANQARALLEDTAQQFLNKVIAAQKNVVNTVTY; the protein is encoded by the coding sequence ATGATAGTGGATATGCATTGTGATATGCTTTCGCATGAAAATTTTTCTCCCACAAATCCTTCTGTACGAAGCTCTCCCGATCAATTGATAGAAGGAGGTGTCGGGCTGCAAGTCTGTGCGCTATTTACTGAATCGCAAGAATTCACAACGCTGGACCAACAAAATCAGTTGTTTTTTTCTTTAATGGAACAAGACGAAAGACTGGTTCCGTTAGCTTATGAGCCACAAGAGGCATGTTTGCTGCAAATGATTCGTAGTATAGAAAATGCTTCGGGATTGGGCTCAGATGAAGTTCCCTTGCAAGAGCTTTTCCGTAAACTACTGGCTTTACATAAACAAGGACCTTTAGCTTACGTAGGACTGGTTTGGAATTTTGCAAATCGTTTGGGTGGTGGTGTTTTAGATCCAAAGCGTTTGTCGCGGGATGGGGAAATTTTTTTAGAATTTTTGCATGCTTTGGCCATCCCTGTGGACCTTAGTCATTGTTCAGATCCTTTGGCAGAAGATGTTTTAGATTTTACTGCAAACAAGTTGCCCGATATGTTTGTGTTGGCTAGCCATTCTAACTTTCGTGCAGTTCAGGATGTTGCGAGGAACTTATTAGATGTGCATGCCAAGGAGATTGCCGCAAGAAATGGGGTGATTGGTTTGAATGGAGTCTCCGCCTTCGTAGGAGACTCTCTAGAAGATATGAAAAAGCATATTTTCCATGCACAAGAGTTAGGTATTGCAGATAGCCTGGTATTAGGGACAGACTTTTTTTACACGGATGAGGAGAAGTTTTTCCCCAATTTTTCCACAGCTAAAGATCACCCAAATTTACATGCTTTAATTAAAGAATCTCTTTCCGCAAACCAAGCACGAGCTTTGTTAGAGGATACTGCGCAACAGTTTTTAAACAAGGTGATTGCTGCTCAAAAGAATGTAGTGAATACTGTTACTTATTAG
- a CDS encoding class I SAM-dependent methyltransferase: protein MSKKSASYSSRRTRPSSDTSWESIAQDYNQAVDREGHFYHKEVILPNLLSQLHLSPESSLVDIGCGQGILEKHLPKKLPYLGIDLSPSLLRFAKKSASSRSRQFLHHDMMLPLPTTHCNSFSHAVAILSLQNMESPERAIAHTAQLLAPQGRMFIVLNHPCFRIPRLSSWLYDEPKKLLSRKIDRYLSPLTIPIVAHPGEKQSEKTYSFHFPLSYWVQALSKHNLLIDGMEEWISPKTSSGKRARAENLCRKEFPLFLFISALKKDN, encoded by the coding sequence ATGTCTAAAAAATCGGCTTCTTATTCATCGCGGCGTACAAGACCTTCTTCAGACACTTCCTGGGAATCTATTGCCCAGGATTACAACCAGGCAGTCGATCGTGAAGGGCACTTTTATCACAAGGAAGTCATTCTTCCTAACCTGCTTTCTCAATTACATTTGTCTCCCGAGTCTTCTTTAGTTGACATAGGGTGCGGACAGGGGATTTTAGAAAAACATTTACCTAAAAAGCTCCCCTACCTAGGGATAGATCTTTCTCCTAGCCTGTTGCGTTTCGCTAAAAAGAGCGCCTCTTCACGATCCCGCCAATTCCTGCATCACGATATGATGCTCCCCCTACCGACAACTCACTGTAATTCATTTTCCCATGCCGTAGCTATTCTTTCTCTTCAAAATATGGAATCGCCAGAACGGGCCATTGCGCATACTGCGCAACTACTGGCTCCTCAGGGGAGAATGTTTATCGTATTAAATCACCCCTGCTTTCGTATTCCCCGCCTCTCTTCTTGGCTGTATGATGAGCCCAAAAAACTTTTATCTAGAAAGATTGACCGCTACCTGTCTCCCTTAACAATTCCTATCGTTGCTCATCCTGGAGAGAAGCAGTCTGAGAAAACGTATTCCTTTCACTTCCCCTTAAGCTATTGGGTGCAAGCTCTGTCTAAACATAACCTTCTCATTGATGGTATGGAGGAGTGGATCTCTCCAAAAACATCCTCTGGAAAGAGAGCTCGAGCAGAGAACCTTTGTCGCAAGGAGTTTCCGCTTTTCTTGTTCATCTCTGCATTAAAAAAAGATAATTAA
- a CDS encoding ABC transporter substrate-binding protein — protein MRFRSVFFVITAFLITSCSYSPPEHTLTIAIHDDPYSLSPERGENAFNFSLSKILFTTLFRESPSGPIPALASSYQVTENALCYRFFIRKDAKWSDGSLLLAEDVIAAWEHTQKTGRYPELFENLTFYAPSPLEIVVQLKEPCSQLLAVLASPFFSVYRPKNPLLSSGPFMPHTYVQGQTLVLHKNPHYYDKALIQLRSINFRIIPNIYTALHLLRRGDIDWVGQPWHQGIPIELRSISPLYTHYPVAGTFWLVLNPKDPVLSSLANRQRLVAAIQKERLVRHALGDQYRVAESPQAPACSEDFSAQSLGKITLIYPNNITRCQRLAEVLKEQCRDAGIHLALNGLEYHVFVQKRAIQDFSISTATSIAFHPLTRAKFDQAAIDNFTCLPLYHMEYDYILGRPLDHVLHLPSGSVDLTYAQFTNK, from the coding sequence ATGAGATTCCGTTCTGTCTTTTTTGTTATTACAGCGTTTTTGATAACAAGTTGCTCTTATTCTCCCCCAGAACACACTTTAACCATTGCTATTCACGATGATCCCTACTCTCTTTCCCCAGAAAGAGGAGAAAATGCGTTTAATTTTTCTTTGTCCAAAATTTTATTTACCACTCTCTTTCGCGAAAGCCCGTCTGGACCGATTCCCGCTTTAGCATCTTCCTATCAGGTGACTGAAAATGCTCTCTGCTATCGCTTCTTCATTCGAAAAGATGCCAAATGGAGCGACGGCTCGCTTTTACTAGCAGAAGATGTTATTGCTGCATGGGAGCATACACAAAAAACGGGTCGCTATCCCGAATTGTTTGAGAATTTAACTTTTTATGCCCCCTCTCCTTTAGAAATTGTAGTCCAATTGAAAGAGCCTTGTTCTCAATTGTTAGCTGTTTTAGCATCCCCTTTCTTCTCCGTATATCGTCCGAAGAATCCTTTGCTATCATCCGGCCCTTTTATGCCCCATACGTATGTACAAGGACAGACGCTGGTTTTACATAAAAATCCTCATTATTACGACAAAGCGCTTATACAGCTTCGCTCTATAAACTTTCGCATCATTCCAAACATTTATACAGCTTTACACTTACTCCGTAGAGGAGATATAGATTGGGTTGGGCAGCCCTGGCATCAAGGAATTCCTATCGAATTGCGTTCCATTTCCCCGCTCTATACCCATTATCCTGTAGCCGGAACCTTTTGGTTAGTTCTAAATCCTAAAGATCCCGTGTTATCGTCGTTAGCAAATCGACAACGATTAGTTGCTGCCATTCAAAAAGAAAGGCTGGTGAGACATGCGTTGGGAGACCAGTATAGAGTAGCGGAAAGCCCCCAAGCACCAGCCTGTTCTGAAGACTTTTCAGCGCAGTCCTTAGGTAAGATCACTCTGATCTATCCCAACAACATTACGCGCTGTCAACGTTTGGCAGAAGTACTAAAAGAACAATGCCGCGATGCAGGTATCCACTTGGCATTAAATGGACTAGAATACCATGTTTTTGTTCAAAAACGCGCTATTCAAGATTTTTCTATTTCCACAGCAACTTCTATAGCCTTCCATCCTTTAACTCGCGCTAAATTTGATCAAGCTGCTATCGATAACTTTACCTGTCTACCTCTATACCATATGGAATATGACTACATTTTAGGCAGACCTTTGGATCATGTACTTCATCTCCCCTCTGGGAGTGTAGATTTAACGTATGCACAGTTCACTAATAAGTAA
- a CDS encoding YecA family protein, with amino-acid sequence MLKKPNRNDPCPCGSGKKYKQCCLKSQTQTVRHTPDGKFKFSVTTLPTTSYSTESFTKLFQQSVDSVIPEQKEVKNKFLITKNKELVGKRAIRKAKAKEERIISEKLSQHEFQVMDTTTSDDTTPSSQNQESVFLPTQEDYRVHKQEENQESELS; translated from the coding sequence ATGTTGAAAAAACCAAATAGAAACGATCCTTGTCCTTGCGGGTCGGGGAAAAAATATAAGCAGTGTTGTTTAAAATCGCAGACGCAAACAGTTCGTCATACCCCTGATGGGAAATTTAAGTTTTCTGTTACGACTTTGCCTACAACCAGTTATTCAACAGAAAGTTTTACCAAGCTATTTCAGCAATCGGTAGATTCTGTCATCCCTGAGCAAAAAGAGGTGAAGAACAAGTTCCTTATTACTAAAAATAAGGAGCTTGTAGGAAAACGCGCGATTCGAAAAGCAAAAGCAAAAGAAGAACGTATCATCTCAGAAAAACTGAGTCAGCACGAATTTCAAGTGATGGATACAACTACTTCGGACGATACGACGCCTTCTTCGCAAAATCAAGAATCGGTGTTCTTGCCTACACAAGAAGATTATCGTGTGCACAAACAAGAAGAAAATCAGGAATCAGAACTTTCTTAA
- the garD gene encoding inclusion membrane protein GarD codes for MVSFDWNAQTQDIGAQYDEIQKMLSGVTRSTGGMGLLTPCARSPMSRFCSSTEPSRASDLTDHIQKLVRSSGPISGFYSTSNEKLLFEEAFVPPVLEAVEATFWVSALARLRGDQPTACDTVLVSFFIGVISLVCGVMFVAIVSCAVKIYRLVKTMKRARALKENARHMLALNATSMRAAFMKLKGMVAIRALDQVEKGYRTLRNKMITSFVANALITMAFGALLASAIIAAFFFGAASVGLMAAFFGCLGGGLGALAIGVLVGIVSAVCQRSYKRDAARHIQSGVLYALILEQMQRFPKEFLRDAVSKSVVALQAGEALDAGEFDWTEMPSITACLGREGADAQAYSFISASPMDACVEETPY; via the coding sequence ATGGTAAGTTTCGATTGGAATGCGCAGACGCAAGATATCGGCGCACAATATGACGAAATTCAAAAGATGCTGAGCGGCGTGACTCGTTCTACTGGCGGTATGGGGTTATTAACTCCTTGTGCGCGCTCGCCAATGAGTCGTTTTTGTTCTTCCACAGAGCCATCTAGAGCCAGTGATTTAACGGATCATATTCAAAAGTTGGTCCGAAGTTCGGGGCCTATTAGCGGATTTTATTCCACGAGCAATGAGAAACTTTTGTTTGAGGAAGCCTTTGTTCCGCCTGTTCTCGAAGCAGTAGAGGCTACTTTTTGGGTCTCTGCTCTTGCCCGGCTGAGAGGGGATCAACCCACTGCTTGTGATACCGTACTCGTGAGTTTTTTTATTGGTGTCATTTCCTTAGTATGCGGGGTTATGTTCGTTGCTATTGTTTCCTGTGCGGTGAAAATTTATCGCTTAGTGAAAACGATGAAGCGTGCGCGCGCCCTCAAAGAAAATGCGCGGCACATGTTAGCTCTAAACGCAACGAGTATGCGCGCTGCTTTTATGAAGCTTAAGGGAATGGTGGCTATACGAGCTCTCGACCAAGTAGAGAAAGGCTATCGAACATTAAGAAATAAAATGATCACCTCCTTTGTAGCAAATGCGTTAATTACGATGGCTTTTGGCGCTTTGTTAGCATCGGCTATCATTGCCGCTTTCTTTTTTGGGGCCGCAAGCGTTGGTTTAATGGCTGCTTTCTTTGGATGCTTAGGGGGAGGACTTGGGGCCTTAGCTATTGGAGTGTTGGTTGGAATTGTTTCCGCCGTTTGTCAGCGTAGTTATAAGCGAGACGCTGCACGACACATCCAAAGCGGGGTTCTTTACGCTCTTATTCTTGAGCAAATGCAAAGATTCCCAAAAGAGTTTTTGAGGGATGCTGTGTCAAAGAGTGTGGTTGCTCTTCAAGCAGGAGAAGCTTTAGATGCAGGAGAATTTGATTGGACAGAAATGCCTAGCATCACCGCTTGCTTAGGAAGAGAAGGGGCTGATGCGCAAGCCTATTCCTTTATTTCTGCTTCTCCTATGGATGCTTGTGTAGAAGAAACTCCTTACTGA
- a CDS encoding hydrolase, with amino-acid sequence MGISFFRRKLAGIEYIESPGDPEAPLIVFCHGYGASADNLTFFPSMCKCGSLCPTWVFPHGIEKLAYELGGGRAWFPLDVKLFEYLISSQEVSPDTDRLYQQLLDVDFEKPRQALEGLIHELGRDRSEVIIGGFSQGAMMTTHLMLSSRLPYRGALICSGAAVPNQGWEEKTLLCGKTPYIQSHGYDDPILPYFLGERLHKILASSLTGECVSFHGGHEIPVAMMQKIQESIILWNQQT; translated from the coding sequence ATGGGAATTTCTTTTTTTCGTCGTAAGCTTGCTGGCATAGAATATATAGAAAGTCCCGGAGACCCAGAGGCTCCGCTGATTGTTTTTTGCCATGGGTATGGAGCTAGCGCGGATAACCTTACCTTTTTTCCTTCTATGTGTAAATGCGGCTCTTTGTGCCCCACATGGGTGTTCCCTCACGGAATAGAAAAGCTCGCTTATGAACTTGGCGGGGGAAGAGCGTGGTTCCCTTTGGACGTCAAGCTTTTTGAATACCTGATTTCTTCTCAAGAAGTTTCCCCAGATACGGACCGACTATACCAACAGTTATTGGATGTGGATTTCGAAAAGCCCCGGCAAGCCTTGGAGGGGCTAATTCACGAATTAGGGAGAGATCGGTCTGAAGTGATCATAGGAGGGTTTAGCCAAGGTGCTATGATGACGACTCATCTCATGCTCTCTTCTCGCCTTCCTTATCGAGGCGCCTTGATTTGCTCTGGTGCTGCAGTTCCTAATCAGGGTTGGGAAGAGAAAACACTTTTATGTGGGAAAACACCGTATATCCAAAGCCATGGGTATGATGATCCCATTTTGCCCTATTTTCTTGGGGAGCGCTTACATAAGATCTTGGCTTCTTCCCTAACGGGAGAATGTGTTTCTTTCCATGGGGGACACGAAATTCCAGTGGCTATGATGCAAAAAATTCAGGAAAGCATCATCCTATGGAACCAGCAGACGTAA